The genomic stretch CGGGTATCGGCGTGTGCACGCCGAGCTCGTCCGCGGTGGGGTCGAGGTCGACGATGACCTGGTGCGGCGGCTGATGGGAGCGAAGGGGCTGGTGCCGGTGCAGGTGAAGCGGCGGCGAGGGCTGACCGTGCCGGACCGTGCTGCGGGGCCGATCCCGGACCTGGTCGGCCGGGACTTCACCGCGACGGTGCCGGGCGTGAAGATGGTCGGCGACATCACCCAGATCGATACCGGCGAGGGGCCGTTGTATCTGGCTTCGGTTATCGATTGCTATTCGAAGAGTGTTATCGGGTGGGCGGTCGACGAGCGTTACCCGGCTTCTTTGGTGTGCGCTGCCGTGGACATGGCAGCGCGGCGTGTTCCGCTGCCGGACGGGGCTGTTTTTCATTCCGATCGCGGCAGCCAGTACACGTCCGGCGACTTCGCGGCCACGCTTGCCCGACACGAGATTCGGCAATCAGTCGGGCGGACCGGCATCTGTTTCGATAATGCCATGGCCGAGTCGTTCTTCGGGAAACTGAA from Micromonospora craniellae encodes the following:
- a CDS encoding IS3 family transposase, translating into MSERYALVAAEKAAFDVTMMCRLVGVSRSGFYEWLDRPPSAGERRRVELTAMIEAVFIGSGRTYGYRRVHAELVRGGVEVDDDLVRRLMGAKGLVPVQVKRRRGLTVPDRAAGPIPDLVGRDFTATVPGVKMVGDITQIDTGEGPLYLASVIDCYSKSVIGWAVDERYPASLVCAAVDMAARRVPLPDGAVFHSDRGSQYTSGDFAATLARHEIRQSVGRTGICFDNAMAESFFGKLKTEWVHHRVFATRADARREIIRFIEGFYNRRRLHSGLGYRPPAEVLDEWFANRQVA